The Cronobacter sakazakii genome has a window encoding:
- a CDS encoding DUF808 domain-containing protein: MAGSSLLTLLDDIATLLDDISMMGKLAAKKTAGVLGDDLSLNAQQVTGVRANRELPVVWAVAKGSLLNKLILVPLALIISAFAPWAITPLLMVGGAFLCFEGVEKVMHSIHARKHKETPEQKQQRLNEIAKQDPKLYERDKVKGAVRTDFILSAEIVAITLGIVAEAPLLNQVLILSGIAVLVTLGVYGIVGVIVKLDDMGYWLADKRSALARGVGKGLLVTAPWLMKALSVLGTIAMFLVGGGIVVHGIAPLHHGIEHWAQSLGGVGAAVMPTVLNLVLGFILGAVVLAVVSLIGRLRGKAAH, from the coding sequence TTGGCCGGAAGTAGTTTATTAACGCTGCTGGATGATATCGCCACGTTGCTGGACGATATCTCAATGATGGGAAAACTCGCGGCAAAAAAGACCGCCGGGGTGCTGGGCGACGATCTTTCGCTTAACGCACAGCAGGTGACTGGCGTGCGCGCGAATCGCGAACTGCCGGTGGTCTGGGCGGTGGCGAAAGGATCGCTGCTCAATAAACTGATTCTGGTGCCGCTCGCGCTTATCATCAGCGCCTTCGCGCCGTGGGCCATTACCCCGCTCCTGATGGTGGGCGGCGCGTTTCTGTGCTTTGAAGGCGTGGAAAAGGTGATGCACAGTATCCACGCGCGTAAACACAAAGAGACACCGGAGCAGAAACAGCAGCGTCTGAATGAGATAGCAAAGCAGGACCCGAAACTCTACGAGCGCGATAAAGTGAAAGGCGCGGTGCGCACCGATTTTATTCTCTCGGCGGAAATCGTCGCCATTACGCTTGGCATCGTGGCCGAAGCCCCGCTCTTAAACCAGGTGCTGATATTAAGCGGTATCGCTGTTCTTGTGACGCTCGGTGTCTATGGCATCGTGGGCGTCATTGTGAAGCTTGACGATATGGGCTACTGGCTTGCGGATAAACGCTCGGCGCTGGCGCGCGGCGTTGGTAAAGGGCTGCTGGTGACGGCGCCGTGGCTGATGAAGGCGCTCTCTGTCCTCGGCACTATCGCGATGTTTCTGGTGGGCGGCGGCATTGTGGTACACGGCATCGCGCCGCTGCATCACGGGATTGAACACTGGGCGCAGAGCTTGGGCGGCGTGGGCGCGGCGGTGATGCCCACGGTACTAAACCTGGTGCTCGGTTTTATCCTCGGCGCTGTCGTGCTGGCCGTTGTTTCGCTTATCGGACGGCTGCGCGGTAAAGCGGCGCATTGA
- a CDS encoding YodC family protein — protein MVFLVSDEVRRKNSGQRMVVTGYSSGMVECRWYDGYGVQREAFREDELLPGERKSREERR, from the coding sequence ATGGTCTTTTTAGTCAGCGATGAAGTCCGGCGCAAAAACAGCGGTCAACGCATGGTCGTGACCGGTTATTCAAGCGGCATGGTGGAATGCCGCTGGTATGACGGTTACGGCGTGCAGCGGGAAGCGTTTCGTGAAGACGAACTGCTGCCCGGCGAAAGGAAATCTCGCGAAGAACGTCGTTGA
- a CDS encoding mannosyl-3-phosphoglycerate phosphatase-related protein → MAHLHDDLLVITDLDGTLLDPNTHEWEPAQAWLTRLIDHQVPVILSSTKTAAEIIAIQDALGLSGQPFIAENGAIIQLDAAWEDSPDFPRLLNGVPHDDILAVINRLRDEHGYKLFCFSDVDEKTIAEWTGLSPKLAAMATLLEASETVIWRDSDENLARFTASLEALGLMMIEGGRFWHVLDARGGKGQAVNWLKEQYRKREGTLRTTIGLGDGPDDASLLDNVDLAVVVKGLNRQGVMLKNDDPTRVYRTTERGPAGFREGLDHFLDKA, encoded by the coding sequence ATGGCGCATCTGCATGACGATTTGCTGGTGATTACCGACCTGGACGGCACGCTGCTTGATCCGAATACGCATGAATGGGAACCGGCGCAGGCGTGGCTTACTCGCCTTATTGACCATCAGGTGCCGGTGATTCTCTCCAGCACCAAAACGGCGGCGGAAATTATCGCCATCCAGGATGCGCTTGGTCTCTCCGGGCAGCCTTTTATCGCCGAGAACGGCGCGATTATTCAGCTTGACGCCGCCTGGGAGGATAGCCCTGACTTCCCTCGCCTGCTAAATGGCGTTCCCCATGACGACATCCTCGCCGTGATTAACCGCCTGCGCGACGAGCACGGCTATAAGCTTTTCTGCTTCAGCGATGTGGATGAGAAAACCATTGCCGAATGGACCGGGCTTAGCCCGAAACTTGCCGCGATGGCGACGCTGCTGGAAGCCTCCGAGACGGTTATCTGGCGCGACAGCGACGAAAACCTGGCGCGCTTTACCGCAAGCCTTGAAGCGCTCGGCCTGATGATGATTGAGGGTGGCCGTTTCTGGCATGTGCTGGATGCACGCGGCGGTAAAGGCCAGGCGGTGAACTGGCTGAAAGAGCAGTACCGCAAGCGTGAAGGCACACTGCGCACCACAATCGGGCTTGGCGACGGGCCGGATGATGCCTCGCTGCTTGATAACGTCGACCTGGCGGTGGTGGTGAAAGGCTTAAACCGCCAGGGCGTGATGCTTAAAAATGACGATCCCACCCGCGTCTACCGTACGACCGAGCGCGGCCCGGCGGGCTTTCGCGAAGGGCTCGATCACTTTCTGGATAAGGCATAA
- a CDS encoding DUF2525 domain-containing protein, with protein sequence MKPENPTPETPQADIDALLGAIEVISEDERHTPECVSPTLADARRKDTCRELGEEFELDIRDAGPSEVNH encoded by the coding sequence ATGAAACCGGAAAACCCAACGCCAGAAACGCCACAGGCTGATATCGACGCGCTGCTGGGCGCGATTGAGGTGATTAGCGAAGACGAGCGGCACACGCCAGAATGCGTCTCCCCGACGCTGGCGGATGCGCGCAGAAAGGATACGTGTCGGGAGCTTGGCGAGGAGTTTGAACTGGATATCCGCGATGCGGGGCCGAGCGAAGTGAACCATTGA
- the dsrB gene encoding protein DsrB — translation MNVNDRVTVKTDGGPRRPGVVLAVEPFNEGTMYLVSLEEYPLGIWFFNEKDHPDGIFVEKVE, via the coding sequence ATGAACGTTAACGATCGGGTTACCGTTAAAACGGATGGCGGGCCGCGTCGTCCAGGCGTGGTGCTGGCCGTTGAGCCTTTTAATGAAGGTACGATGTATCTGGTTTCACTGGAGGAGTATCCGCTGGGAATATGGTTCTTTAATGAGAAAGATCACCCGGACGGGATATTTGTCGAAAAGGTAGAATAA
- the rcsA gene encoding transcriptional regulator RcsA, which translates to MSTIIMDLCSYTRLGLTGYLSTRGVRKRQIFHADSVETLEEACQLRKPHVVFINEDCFIHDPESSQHIKHIINQHPGTLFIVFMAIANIHFDEYLRVRKNLLISSKSIKPESLDAILGDYLTKDMQCIGKISLPTLSLSRTESSMLRMWMSGQDTIQISDQMNIKAKTVSSHKGNIKRKIKTHNKQVIYHVVRLTDNVTNGIFVNMR; encoded by the coding sequence ATGTCAACGATTATTATGGATCTCTGCAGCTATACCAGGCTCGGGCTAACCGGTTATTTATCGACAAGAGGAGTCAGAAAACGTCAGATATTTCATGCTGATAGTGTTGAAACTCTGGAAGAAGCCTGTCAGCTGCGTAAGCCCCATGTGGTGTTTATTAATGAAGACTGTTTTATTCACGATCCCGAAAGCAGTCAGCATATAAAGCACATCATTAATCAGCATCCCGGTACGTTATTTATCGTTTTTATGGCGATTGCCAATATTCACTTCGATGAATATTTACGGGTGCGTAAGAATCTGTTAATTAGCTCTAAATCGATTAAACCAGAGTCGCTGGATGCTATTCTGGGAGATTATTTAACCAAAGATATGCAGTGTATTGGGAAAATCAGTTTGCCTACACTCTCTTTAAGCCGTACTGAATCCAGTATGCTGAGAATGTGGATGTCGGGCCAGGATACGATTCAGATTTCCGATCAGATGAATATTAAGGCCAAGACAGTTTCGTCTCACAAAGGGAATATAAAACGTAAAATCAAGACCCATAATAAGCAAGTGATCTATCATGTTGTGCGGTTGACCGATAACGTCACCAACGGCATTTTTGTGAATATGCGCTAA
- the fliR gene encoding flagellar biosynthetic protein FliR: MLQFTSDQYLHWLTLYFWPLLRVLALISTAPILSERSISIRVKIGLALLITIALAPNIPGSNVPIFSLEGLWLGLQQILIGVAIGFTMQFAFAAVRTAGELIGLQMGLSFATFFDPGSRLNMPVLARFIDMLAMLLFLTVNGHLWLISILADTFHTLPIGGEAINSNAFMALTRAGGLIFINGVMLALPMITLLLSLNLALGLLNRMAPQLTVFAIGFPLTLSIGIIVLAALMPLIAPFCEHLFAEIFHLLTDIVSEIPAKG, from the coding sequence ATGCTGCAATTTACCAGCGACCAGTATCTTCACTGGCTGACTCTGTACTTCTGGCCGCTGCTGCGCGTGCTGGCTCTTATCAGCACCGCGCCTATCTTAAGCGAGCGTTCCATTAGCATCCGCGTCAAGATTGGTCTGGCGCTGCTGATTACCATCGCGCTCGCGCCCAATATTCCCGGCAGTAACGTGCCGATTTTCTCGCTCGAAGGGCTGTGGCTGGGGTTGCAGCAGATCCTTATCGGCGTTGCTATCGGCTTTACGATGCAATTTGCCTTCGCGGCGGTGCGCACCGCAGGCGAGCTTATCGGCCTGCAAATGGGGCTCTCATTCGCCACGTTTTTCGATCCGGGCAGCCGTCTGAATATGCCGGTGCTGGCGCGCTTTATCGATATGCTGGCGATGCTGCTGTTTCTCACGGTTAACGGTCATCTGTGGCTTATCTCCATTCTTGCCGACACGTTTCACACTCTGCCCATTGGCGGCGAAGCAATTAACAGCAACGCTTTCATGGCGCTGACTCGCGCGGGCGGTCTGATTTTTATTAATGGCGTCATGCTGGCGCTGCCGATGATTACCCTTTTGCTGTCATTAAACCTGGCGCTTGGCCTGTTAAACCGTATGGCCCCGCAGTTGACCGTATTCGCCATTGGCTTTCCGCTGACGCTGAGTATCGGGATAATCGTCCTCGCTGCGTTAATGCCCTTAATAGCACCGTTCTGTGAACATTTATTCGCAGAAATATTTCACTTGTTGACTGATATCGTTAGCGAAATTCCTGCAAAGGGTTAA
- the fliQ gene encoding flagellar biosynthesis protein FliQ, which produces MTPESVMMMGTEAMKVALALAAPLLLVALVTGLFISILQAATQINEMTLSFIPKILAVFVVIVAAGPWMLNLLLDYMRTLFSNLPYIIG; this is translated from the coding sequence ATGACGCCAGAATCGGTCATGATGATGGGCACGGAAGCCATGAAAGTCGCGCTCGCGCTTGCCGCGCCCCTGCTGCTGGTGGCGCTGGTGACCGGCCTGTTTATCAGTATTTTGCAGGCGGCCACCCAGATTAACGAAATGACGCTCTCGTTCATTCCGAAAATTCTGGCGGTGTTTGTGGTTATCGTGGCGGCGGGCCCGTGGATGCTCAACCTGCTGCTTGACTATATGCGCACGCTGTTTTCTAACCTGCCGTATATCATCGGCTGA
- the fliP gene encoding flagellar type III secretion system pore protein FliP (The bacterial flagellar biogenesis protein FliP forms a type III secretion system (T3SS)-type pore required for flagellar assembly.): MRRWLNLSFLALGLLAAPAMAQLPGLVSQPISGGGQSWSLPVQTLVFITSLTFLPAILLMMTSFTRIIIVFGLLRNALGTPSAPPNQVLLGLALFLTFFIMSPVIDKIYSDAYQPFTENKISMEVALDRGAQPLREFMLRQTREADLALFAKLANTQPIQGPEAVPMRILLPAYVTSELKTAFQIGFTVFIPFLIIDLVVASVLMALGMMMVPPASIALPFKLMLFVLVDGWQLLVGSLAQSFYS, translated from the coding sequence ATGCGTCGTTGGTTAAATCTTTCTTTCCTCGCGCTCGGCCTGCTGGCGGCGCCTGCGATGGCACAACTGCCGGGTCTTGTCAGCCAACCGATATCGGGCGGCGGTCAGAGCTGGTCGCTGCCGGTACAGACGCTGGTGTTTATCACCTCGCTGACGTTCCTGCCCGCCATTCTGTTAATGATGACCAGCTTTACGCGCATCATTATCGTTTTCGGTCTGCTGCGTAACGCGCTCGGCACCCCGTCCGCGCCGCCAAACCAGGTGCTGCTGGGCCTCGCGCTGTTCCTGACCTTTTTTATCATGTCGCCGGTTATCGATAAGATCTATTCCGACGCCTATCAGCCGTTCACCGAAAACAAAATTTCGATGGAAGTGGCGCTCGACCGCGGCGCGCAACCGCTGCGCGAATTTATGCTGCGTCAGACCCGCGAGGCGGATCTGGCACTGTTTGCGAAACTTGCCAATACGCAGCCGATTCAGGGGCCGGAAGCGGTGCCGATGCGCATCCTGCTGCCCGCGTATGTCACCAGCGAGCTGAAAACCGCGTTCCAGATTGGCTTTACCGTGTTTATCCCCTTCCTGATCATCGATCTGGTGGTGGCGAGCGTGCTGATGGCGCTCGGGATGATGATGGTGCCGCCTGCGTCTATCGCCCTGCCCTTCAAGCTGATGCTGTTTGTGCTGGTTGATGGCTGGCAGCTCCTTGTCGGTTCGCTTGCCCAAAGCTTTTACAGTTAA
- the fliO gene encoding flagellar biosynthetic protein FliO, which translates to MKNQTTVAQPAMPDAGSSLIQVSGALTLIILFILLFAWMAKRFGFAAKSTGMRGLKLNSSLSLGAREKIVIVEVEDARLVLGVTATSITPLHTLPPAPPAQEPETVPGADFQNLMKNLLKRSGRK; encoded by the coding sequence ATGAAAAATCAGACCACGGTTGCACAGCCGGCAATGCCCGACGCCGGCTCATCCTTAATCCAGGTAAGCGGCGCGCTGACGCTGATTATCCTCTTTATTCTGCTGTTTGCCTGGATGGCAAAGCGTTTTGGCTTCGCGGCTAAAAGCACCGGGATGCGTGGTCTGAAGCTCAACAGCAGCCTGAGCCTTGGGGCTCGCGAAAAGATTGTGATTGTCGAAGTGGAAGACGCCCGCCTGGTGCTGGGCGTGACCGCCACCTCTATCACGCCCCTGCACACCCTGCCGCCTGCGCCCCCCGCGCAGGAGCCGGAAACCGTGCCTGGCGCTGACTTCCAGAACCTGATGAAAAATCTGCTTAAGCGTAGCGGGAGAAAGTAA
- the fliN gene encoding flagellar motor switch protein FliN, which produces MSDINKPSDENAGEMDDLWADALKEQKSTGDSADDLWADALSEQKTAGKSSADSVFRALEGGDMVGALQDINLIMDIPVKLTVELGRTRMTIKELLRLTQGSVVALDGLAGEPLDILINGYLIAQGEVVVVADKYGVRITDIITPSERMRRLSR; this is translated from the coding sequence ATGAGTGACATTAACAAACCGTCCGATGAAAATGCTGGTGAAATGGACGATCTGTGGGCTGATGCACTGAAAGAACAAAAAAGCACCGGCGACTCCGCAGACGATCTGTGGGCCGATGCGCTGAGCGAGCAGAAAACCGCGGGCAAGAGCTCGGCGGACAGCGTGTTCCGCGCGCTGGAAGGCGGCGACATGGTCGGCGCGCTCCAGGATATCAACCTGATTATGGATATCCCGGTGAAACTCACCGTGGAACTGGGCCGCACCCGCATGACCATTAAAGAGCTGCTGCGTCTGACGCAGGGTTCCGTGGTCGCGCTGGACGGTCTCGCTGGCGAGCCGCTGGATATCCTTATCAACGGTTACCTGATTGCTCAGGGTGAAGTCGTGGTCGTCGCCGATAAATATGGCGTGCGCATCACCGACATCATCACCCCGTCAGAACGTATGCGTCGCCTGAGTCGTTAA